The following proteins come from a genomic window of Vallitaleaceae bacterium 9-2:
- the mnmH gene encoding tRNA 2-selenouridine(34) synthase MnmH, whose translation MNFQTTKDFKQIVLNETPLIDVRAPIEYEKGAFLGATNLPLMDNQERHVIGIEYKKKGHDEAVDLGYQLVSGENKAKKIKAWSEFIHAHPTAMLYCFRGGQRSRISQEWIQEATGKPIVRLEGGYKAFRNYLIDALNPDTHTYSPIRLGGHTGSGKTILLKELDQRFPQTVRFLDLEGIAHHRGSSFGNHIEPQPTQINFENHLAYQLIQMQERGLNHLILEDEGRNVGRCFLPKPLVTFWNQKNLVILEAPLEERVNITYQEYVIEAQSHYIQAFGQDVGLQKWFEYVITSLTKMKKRLGGLAYQNLVALVQQAYDEQLHSGFTQAHTAWIHILLADYYDPMYNYQMDNNVDKIIFRGNASEVKEYLLKSLH comes from the coding sequence ATGAATTTTCAAACAACAAAAGATTTTAAACAGATTGTCCTCAATGAGACTCCGTTAATTGATGTACGGGCACCAATAGAATACGAAAAAGGCGCTTTTTTAGGCGCTACAAACCTTCCGCTTATGGATAATCAGGAGCGGCATGTTATTGGAATAGAGTACAAGAAAAAAGGTCACGACGAAGCCGTTGACCTTGGTTATCAATTGGTTTCAGGTGAAAATAAAGCAAAAAAAATAAAAGCTTGGAGCGAGTTTATTCATGCACATCCTACCGCGATGCTTTATTGCTTTCGCGGTGGTCAACGCTCGCGCATCAGTCAGGAATGGATACAGGAAGCTACAGGAAAGCCTATTGTTCGTCTTGAAGGAGGCTATAAAGCTTTTCGAAACTATCTCATTGATGCCTTAAATCCTGACACACATACGTATAGCCCCATACGCCTTGGGGGGCATACCGGCTCCGGAAAAACCATCCTCCTCAAAGAGCTTGACCAGCGTTTTCCTCAAACCGTTCGCTTTTTAGATTTAGAGGGCATCGCTCACCACAGAGGAAGCTCCTTTGGCAACCATATTGAACCTCAACCCACACAAATCAATTTTGAAAACCACTTAGCCTATCAGCTTATTCAAATGCAAGAACGTGGGCTTAACCATCTTATACTAGAAGATGAAGGGCGCAACGTCGGACGATGTTTTTTGCCAAAGCCACTTGTCACATTTTGGAATCAAAAAAACCTGGTTATCTTGGAAGCCCCACTGGAAGAACGTGTAAACATAACCTATCAAGAGTATGTTATCGAAGCTCAATCACACTATATTCAAGCCTTTGGTCAAGACGTCGGGCTTCAAAAATGGTTTGAATATGTAATCACTAGTCTAACTAAAATGAAAAAACGCCTTGGAGGACTCGCCTATCAAAACTTAGTCGCCTTGGTCCAACAAGCATATGATGAACAACTGCATAGCGGTTTTACACAGGCTCATACTGCATGGATTCATATCCTACTGGCTGATTATTATGATCCTATGTACAATTATCAAATGGATAATAATGTAGATAAAATCATCTTTAGAGGCAATGCTTCTGAAGTCAAAGAGTATTTACTAAAAAGCTTACATTAA
- the selD gene encoding selenide, water dikinase SelD — protein sequence MSEIKLTEYSHGAGCGCKIAPAILDKILKTEMETSHFPQLLVGNSSKDDAAAFDLGNGTSILSTTDFFMPIVDDPFTFGQIAATNAISDVYAMGGKPLMAIAILGWPIHTIDPDIAKKVIDGGRNICEAAGIPLAGGHSIDSPEPIFGLAVTGLVENQYLKQNNTATPDCEIFLTKPLGIGILSTAQKRKKIEEGHIDPAIEAMRTLNKIGYEIAQLDGVVALTDVTGFGLMGHLTEICEGSHISATILYDQVPLLPNTLKYYHLDCIPGGTRNNFKSYGHHLAPMTKEQEIILCDAQTSGGLLTIVRKDAVAAFKELTQKHGLDLNPIGYTHEAKDKLVYVK from the coding sequence ATGTCAGAAATTAAACTAACCGAATACAGTCATGGTGCAGGTTGTGGCTGCAAAATTGCTCCGGCAATATTAGATAAAATCTTAAAAACCGAAATGGAAACCAGCCACTTTCCACAGCTTTTAGTCGGAAACAGTTCAAAGGATGATGCTGCTGCATTTGACCTTGGAAATGGTACATCTATTTTAAGCACTACCGATTTTTTCATGCCGATTGTTGATGATCCTTTTACCTTTGGGCAAATTGCCGCAACCAATGCTATTAGTGATGTCTATGCTATGGGCGGAAAACCACTCATGGCTATTGCGATTTTAGGATGGCCTATTCATACCATTGACCCGGATATTGCAAAAAAAGTAATCGATGGTGGCCGTAATATTTGTGAAGCTGCAGGTATCCCTTTGGCCGGAGGGCATTCTATTGACTCACCTGAACCCATCTTTGGGCTCGCTGTTACTGGCTTAGTTGAAAATCAATACCTAAAACAAAATAACACGGCAACTCCCGACTGCGAGATATTTTTAACAAAACCTTTGGGTATCGGAATCCTATCGACAGCTCAAAAACGCAAAAAAATCGAAGAAGGCCATATCGATCCTGCTATCGAAGCAATGCGTACTCTAAATAAAATCGGCTATGAAATCGCACAACTTGATGGAGTCGTTGCCTTAACGGATGTTACCGGATTTGGATTAATGGGTCATCTTACTGAGATTTGTGAAGGTAGCCATATATCAGCAACTATTCTCTACGATCAAGTCCCTCTTTTACCTAACACCTTAAAATACTATCACCTAGACTGTATTCCTGGAGGTACGCGCAACAACTTTAAGAGCTATGGTCACCATCTTGCACCGATGACAAAAGAGCAAGAAATCATCCTCTGTGATGCACAGACATCCGGCGGCTTACTGACAATTGTGCGCAAAGACGCTGTAGCTGCATTTAAAGAACTTACGCAAAAACATGGTCTTGACTTAAATCCTATCGGATATACACACGAAGCCAAAGACAAGCTCGTATATGTCAAGTAG
- a CDS encoding beta-phosphoglucomutase family hydrolase → MYKGIIFDMDGVLLETEQYHLEAWRQVFSHYDVSLTLEQYQDKCQSQGREQAIKNILGTVSASTIDQISMEKKEAYEQIINTQGVTLFKDAQKLLERLKKQDIKLAIASSSKSARMVIEKTKYAHMFMHIVTGADVAKNKPSPQIFEKAQHLLGLDPKEVVVIEDSIVGIYGALDAQMDVIGINRHDSLASLDKQIQENEGRLKVIQSLDEIFNS, encoded by the coding sequence ATGTATAAAGGAATAATATTTGATATGGATGGTGTCTTGCTTGAGACGGAACAGTATCACCTAGAAGCTTGGCGCCAAGTATTTAGTCATTATGATGTGTCTTTAACCCTTGAACAATATCAAGATAAGTGCCAATCGCAAGGGCGTGAACAAGCAATAAAAAATATCTTAGGAACGGTAAGTGCATCAACGATTGATCAGATTTCCATGGAAAAAAAAGAGGCATATGAACAAATAATTAATACTCAAGGAGTAACGCTTTTTAAAGATGCACAAAAACTATTGGAGCGATTAAAAAAGCAGGATATTAAACTTGCCATTGCGTCATCATCGAAAAGTGCTCGTATGGTCATTGAAAAGACAAAATATGCGCATATGTTTATGCATATAGTCACCGGAGCGGATGTTGCCAAGAATAAACCCAGTCCACAAATTTTTGAAAAAGCACAGCATCTGTTGGGTTTAGACCCAAAAGAGGTTGTTGTCATTGAAGACTCTATTGTAGGTATTTATGGAGCGCTGGATGCTCAGATGGATGTTATCGGGATTAATCGTCACGACTCGCTAGCATCTTTAGACAAGCAGATACAAGAAAATGAAGGAAGATTAAAAGTCATACAATCCCTTGATGAAATATTTAATTCTTAA
- a CDS encoding D-alanine--D-alanine ligase: MKLHVGVFFGGKATEHEVSVISAIQAIENMDKDKYEIIPIYIAKDETFYTGDALLDIKNYKDMTALLNSCSQCGFEKCKGEEKVELLKVPSKLFSKKLGYFELAFPILHGNKGENGGVQGLLEMLSIPYVGSNVLASGISMDKDISKIVATSVGIPVIDFVAVDKYAYYKKSEDVLTQILQKLVFPMIIKPAGGGSSIGIEVAKNSQQLRAAIEQAFNYDVKLIIENKVDNIREVNCSVLGDIEQAKASVIEEPSTADEILSFNDKYMQNSTKGMSSAKRQIPADIDAKMQKDIEDYSIAIFQKYGCSGVVRIDYIIDTDKNQVYFNEINPIPGSLSFYLWEPSGLKYKQLLDELIRLGIKRHQRNNEFNYSFENNLFASNSLGMKGKLKGGSNG, from the coding sequence ATGAAACTACATGTGGGTGTTTTTTTCGGTGGTAAAGCGACAGAACATGAAGTGTCGGTGATTTCAGCAATACAAGCAATAGAAAATATGGATAAGGATAAATATGAAATTATTCCAATATATATAGCTAAGGATGAGACGTTCTATACAGGCGATGCCTTATTAGACATTAAAAATTATAAAGATATGACAGCGCTATTAAATAGCTGTTCACAATGTGGATTTGAAAAATGTAAGGGTGAAGAAAAGGTGGAACTTTTAAAGGTTCCTAGTAAGCTCTTTAGTAAAAAACTGGGGTATTTTGAGCTGGCTTTTCCAATTTTACATGGGAATAAAGGGGAAAATGGAGGTGTACAAGGATTGTTAGAAATGCTTTCAATCCCTTATGTAGGCTCCAATGTTTTAGCATCCGGAATTAGTATGGATAAAGATATATCCAAAATTGTTGCGACATCAGTAGGTATTCCAGTGATTGATTTTGTCGCAGTGGATAAATACGCATATTATAAAAAAAGCGAAGATGTATTGACGCAGATTTTGCAAAAGTTAGTTTTTCCAATGATTATAAAGCCTGCAGGTGGTGGATCAAGTATTGGAATTGAAGTTGCCAAAAACTCGCAACAATTAAGAGCTGCTATAGAGCAAGCCTTTAACTACGATGTAAAACTTATTATTGAAAACAAGGTAGACAATATACGGGAGGTCAACTGTTCAGTGCTTGGAGATATTGAACAGGCAAAAGCATCTGTTATTGAAGAACCAAGTACAGCAGATGAGATTTTATCCTTTAATGATAAGTATATGCAAAACAGTACAAAAGGCATGAGTAGTGCAAAACGACAAATTCCCGCCGATATTGATGCTAAGATGCAAAAGGATATTGAAGACTATTCAATTGCTATTTTTCAAAAGTACGGGTGTTCAGGTGTTGTTAGAATTGACTATATTATTGATACCGATAAAAACCAAGTCTATTTTAATGAGATTAATCCGATCCCAGGCTCCTTATCCTTTTATTTATGGGAACCTAGTGGGTTAAAATACAAGCAATTACTCGATGAGTTGATTCGTCTTGGGATTAAGCGCCATCAGCGTAATAATGAATTTAATTATTCTTTTGAAAATAATTTATTTGCTTCAAACAGTCTTGGAATGAAAGGGAAATTAAAAGGCGGTTCCAATGGGTGA
- a CDS encoding DEAD/DEAH box helicase has product MGERFKDRYDLNASIIKSLNMLGYYQPTEVQKRVIVDALDGQDLVVQADTGSGKTAGFGIPIVENVQVLNNCVQVLILTPTRELAVQVSEEIQKIGKYKRIRTLPVYGRQNIDIQIHQLKQRVHIVVGTPGRVIDLFDKGHLVLDQLKVLVLDEADELLRRGFLDSVTGLMNQLPSNRQTLLFSATMPERVVTLAKEYMNDPTHIEVDSIIDEKELIESFSKTTQSLDKTKTLFEIIKQLEPDQCLVFCNTKLDVERVYQSMCRKYKNVHMLHGDMPQKQRLKQIQWFKEGKTTYLVATDLAARGLHIHQLPLVINYDLPVDVQNYTHRIGRTGREGNKGVAISIIGPADEYKVQDIEGYLRTTFNELPTSYALPTRAKKERDTQKRDEGFKDITLLRISAGKQKKIRAGDVVGALCNLDGIDQQDIGVIDIRDRFTYVEIFNHKGDKVVKQLNGMTIKNKVVNVSKMK; this is encoded by the coding sequence ATGGGTGAGCGTTTTAAAGATAGATATGACTTGAATGCTTCGATTATCAAAAGTTTGAATATGCTAGGCTATTATCAACCAACAGAAGTTCAAAAACGAGTAATTGTTGATGCCTTAGATGGACAAGACCTTGTAGTTCAAGCGGATACAGGAAGTGGGAAAACAGCAGGATTTGGCATTCCTATTGTTGAAAATGTTCAGGTTCTAAATAACTGTGTTCAAGTGTTAATATTGACCCCTACCCGGGAATTAGCTGTTCAAGTGAGTGAAGAAATACAAAAGATAGGAAAATATAAACGTATACGAACATTGCCTGTTTATGGAAGACAAAATATTGACATTCAAATACATCAATTAAAACAAAGAGTACATATTGTTGTAGGGACACCAGGTCGTGTAATCGACCTGTTTGATAAGGGGCACTTGGTATTAGATCAGCTTAAGGTATTAGTCTTAGATGAGGCGGATGAGCTTTTACGACGAGGGTTTTTAGATAGTGTCACAGGTCTTATGAACCAATTACCTTCTAATCGACAGACTTTGCTTTTTTCCGCGACGATGCCAGAGCGCGTGGTGACATTGGCAAAAGAGTACATGAACGATCCGACGCATATTGAAGTGGATTCTATTATTGATGAAAAAGAGCTTATTGAATCCTTTTCTAAAACAACCCAGTCCTTGGATAAGACAAAGACACTCTTTGAGATTATTAAGCAGTTAGAACCAGACCAGTGTCTGGTTTTTTGTAATACCAAGCTAGATGTAGAACGGGTGTATCAATCCATGTGCAGAAAGTATAAAAATGTTCACATGCTTCATGGAGATATGCCTCAAAAACAAAGGCTTAAGCAGATCCAGTGGTTTAAAGAAGGAAAAACGACCTATCTGGTAGCCACTGACTTGGCAGCGCGCGGTCTGCATATACATCAGTTACCTTTGGTTATTAACTATGACTTACCTGTGGATGTGCAAAACTATACCCACCGGATCGGACGAACAGGACGTGAGGGCAATAAAGGGGTTGCAATCAGTATTATCGGTCCGGCTGACGAATATAAAGTGCAAGATATTGAAGGGTATTTACGGACAACTTTTAACGAATTGCCAACAAGCTATGCTTTGCCAACGAGAGCAAAAAAAGAGAGAGATACACAAAAACGTGATGAGGGATTTAAAGATATTACACTACTTCGTATTTCAGCCGGCAAGCAAAAGAAAATACGGGCAGGTGATGTCGTCGGTGCTCTTTGCAATTTGGATGGTATCGATCAGCAAGATATTGGCGTGATTGATATACGTGACCGATTTACGTATGTTGAGATTTTTAACCATAAAGGGGATAAAGTAGTAAAACAATTGAATGGAATGACAATAAAAAACAAAGTAGTTAATGTTAGCAAAATGAAATAA
- a CDS encoding BhlA/UviB family holin-like peptide gives MESELLQVAVTQGMWATLAVGLILYTIKYQERRDLKQNEREEKYQSTIFNLSDSLKVVNEIKEELKSLKRE, from the coding sequence ATGGAATCAGAACTTTTACAAGTCGCAGTAACACAAGGCATGTGGGCTACGTTAGCTGTTGGATTAATTTTATATACTATAAAATATCAAGAAAGACGTGATTTAAAACAAAATGAACGTGAAGAAAAATATCAATCTACAATTTTCAATTTATCAGATAGTTTGAAAGTTGTAAATGAAATAAAAGAAGAATTAAAATCACTAAAAAGAGAATAA
- a CDS encoding sigma-70 family RNA polymerase sigma factor, producing MDKEKTLVYLVYSSKKGNKKSLLTIIDQFTPLIHKYSRKLNYEDAKSELIEKLLTIVLQMPKIENEKKIISYIHKSIIHEYIKLSKRNTSFNQRLTFYDDSFFECTKAQNEFSKIHFFELINDLKPRQQVIIKYKYYYGYTTNEIASKLNITRQSVYKNEKCALNILKNQISPSQKF from the coding sequence ATGGATAAGGAAAAAACATTAGTTTATTTAGTATATTCTAGCAAGAAAGGAAACAAAAAAAGCTTATTAACTATAATAGATCAATTCACCCCGCTTATACACAAATATTCTAGAAAGCTAAACTATGAAGATGCTAAAAGTGAATTGATAGAAAAGTTGCTGACAATAGTATTACAAATGCCTAAAATAGAAAACGAAAAAAAAATCATTTCATATATTCACAAATCAATTATACATGAATATATAAAACTTTCAAAAAGAAACACATCATTCAACCAAAGGCTTACTTTTTATGACGATTCTTTTTTTGAATGTACCAAAGCTCAAAATGAATTTTCAAAAATTCACTTTTTTGAATTAATAAATGACTTGAAACCTCGGCAACAAGTAATTATAAAATACAAATATTATTACGGTTATACCACAAATGAAATTGCTTCAAAATTAAATATTACTAGGCAATCTGTATACAAAAATGAAAAATGTGCATTAAATATTCTAAAAAATCAGATATCCCCTTCACAAAAATTTTGA